The Thermonema lapsum genome window below encodes:
- a CDS encoding leucine-rich repeat domain-containing protein, with amino-acid sequence MSKPEQALLRELLQSHTPEHLLEALLIIEQADYPSAFLTHLIVLQTFYPGEQYREVREKAAALFKKIAPLELQDFLRSVPWREAFMTNTEMRERYLRHLTAHPMIDKHTLGKAALHLWGGDFNFYIRTRMLQAEEVLQEYCLDSTFYLYNTPIESLPDELGNLSSLRCLLIRKNKIKQLPQSLGLLLQLQVIDASENELQTLPDSIKYMKRLHSLHLAHNHLHVLPPEIGELHQLRKLCLKNNKMRVLSYTIQWMEQLEYLDLSQNPNLNFFQSFEYLKNCPRLKEIKLCKNHLSAPLHNLHALKHLTTIDLSQNPQLPIKETFAAAHEEGFARLQSLSLDGCSLPSLTLLPSPLLQRLQYLSVAQNALSGIDADLAALLSFNCSHTHVEQIQPEHFPFLRELHAAHTPLQTVPHCPQLQQLSMDGNQTWLTQGGLQQLKALPALNSLSLRECQLETLADLKDCKQLNQLFLDACTCADWEKLLLDIYDIAHLRSLSLNAVQWEKIPQRLARLRFVEELWFEQLPENTDWECLFELLTPLPRLKRLHLGHNPSLKQLPPAILKLKQLQYLDLSYTGVRQLPREMSKNKALQKIRIDGVPNAFIRHAQMFSYDWFEFSVCAQSTDEQTNQTQQHL; translated from the coding sequence ATGTCTAAACCAGAACAAGCCCTACTGCGGGAGCTGTTGCAAAGCCACACGCCCGAACATTTATTGGAGGCGCTTTTAATCATTGAACAAGCCGACTACCCCTCTGCTTTCCTTACCCACCTGATTGTGCTTCAGACCTTCTACCCCGGCGAGCAATACAGAGAGGTGCGGGAAAAAGCGGCTGCTCTTTTCAAAAAAATAGCCCCGCTTGAATTGCAAGATTTTTTACGCTCCGTGCCTTGGCGTGAAGCATTCATGACCAACACCGAAATGCGCGAACGCTATTTGCGCCACCTGACCGCCCACCCTATGATAGACAAGCACACCTTGGGCAAAGCGGCACTACACCTTTGGGGGGGTGATTTCAACTTTTATATCCGCACACGCATGCTGCAAGCTGAAGAGGTATTGCAAGAATACTGCTTGGACAGTACATTTTATCTTTACAATACCCCCATAGAGAGCCTTCCTGACGAGCTGGGCAACTTGTCGTCTTTGCGTTGCCTGCTGATACGGAAAAATAAGATTAAACAACTACCGCAAAGCTTGGGACTGCTATTGCAATTGCAGGTAATTGATGCTTCGGAAAATGAACTACAGACCCTGCCCGACAGCATCAAATACATGAAACGACTCCATAGCCTCCATTTGGCTCATAACCACTTGCACGTGCTTCCGCCCGAAATAGGCGAGCTGCATCAGTTACGAAAATTGTGTTTGAAAAACAATAAAATGCGGGTATTGAGCTATACCATACAATGGATGGAGCAGTTGGAATACCTTGACCTGAGTCAAAACCCCAACTTGAATTTTTTTCAATCCTTTGAATACTTAAAAAATTGCCCGCGGTTAAAAGAAATCAAGCTGTGCAAAAATCACTTGTCCGCACCTTTGCATAACCTGCACGCCCTAAAGCACCTGACAACGATTGACCTGAGCCAAAATCCGCAACTGCCTATAAAAGAAACATTTGCTGCTGCCCATGAAGAGGGTTTTGCCCGGTTGCAGAGTTTGTCTCTGGACGGTTGCTCACTGCCTTCATTGACACTGCTGCCCTCTCCCTTGCTGCAACGCTTACAATATTTGTCAGTAGCACAAAACGCTCTCAGCGGAATAGATGCAGACTTAGCGGCACTTTTATCTTTCAACTGCAGCCACACGCATGTAGAGCAAATACAACCCGAGCATTTTCCCTTTCTTCGCGAGTTGCATGCCGCTCACACGCCTTTGCAAACAGTCCCCCACTGCCCACAGTTGCAACAGCTTTCTATGGATGGAAACCAAACATGGCTGACTCAGGGTGGTTTGCAACAACTCAAAGCACTCCCCGCATTGAACTCGCTCTCGTTGAGGGAGTGCCAGCTGGAAACACTCGCCGATTTAAAGGATTGCAAACAACTAAACCAACTCTTTTTAGATGCTTGCACTTGTGCCGATTGGGAAAAGCTACTGCTCGACATCTATGATATTGCCCACTTGCGAAGCCTTTCACTGAATGCGGTGCAATGGGAAAAGATTCCCCAGCGTCTTGCCCGCTTGCGCTTCGTAGAAGAGCTGTGGTTTGAGCAATTGCCCGAAAATACCGATTGGGAATGTCTTTTCGAGTTGTTGACTCCTCTACCCCGCCTCAAACGCTTGCATTTAGGGCACAATCCAAGTTTAAAGCAGTTGCCGCCTGCCATCCTTAAGCTCAAGCAACTTCAATACCTCGACCTCTCTTATACCGGAGTACGGCAGTTGCCTCGGGAAATGAGCAAGAACAAAGCACTACAAAAAATAAGAATAGACGGCGTGCCCAATGCATTCATTAGGCACGCTCAAATGTTCTCCTACGACTGGTTTGAATTTAGTGTTTGTGCTCAATCAACGGACGAGCAAACAAATCAAACTCAGCAGCATCTGTAA
- the rimO gene encoding 30S ribosomal protein S12 methylthiotransferase RimO, with translation MKTKGNRKYKVNIITLGCSKNWVDSEDIYTQLKANHFDVSHEEEREAEVVIINTCGFIDNAKQESINTILYYADAKAQGLVEKVYVTGCLSQRYREDLEKEIPEVDAFFGTNELPRLLKTLKADYKHELVGERLVTNPLHYAYLKIAEGCDRPCAFCAIPLMRGKHQSRPMELLVEQAHNFAKKGVKELILIAQDLTYYGIDIYGKRSLAELLRRLSDVEGVEWIRLQYAYPAGFPMDVLEVMNERSNICKYLDMPLQHASTSVLQRMRRGITRERTERLIHEIRDKVPGIALRTTMIVGYPKETEEEFEELMRFVEDMRFERLGVFTYSHEEDTHAFRTYEDDVPDEVKKERAADLMALQQDISYELNQARVGQQYKVLIDRKEGDYFIGRTEYDSPEVDNEVLIPATGIYLRRGDFVQVEITDAAEFDLFARPLIEHKH, from the coding sequence ATGAAAACCAAAGGAAATCGTAAGTACAAAGTCAACATCATTACGCTGGGCTGTTCAAAAAACTGGGTGGATTCCGAAGACATTTACACGCAATTGAAAGCCAACCATTTCGATGTAAGCCACGAAGAAGAGCGTGAAGCCGAAGTGGTCATTATCAACACCTGTGGCTTTATCGACAACGCCAAGCAGGAATCCATCAATACCATTCTCTACTATGCCGATGCCAAAGCACAAGGGTTGGTAGAAAAAGTGTATGTTACGGGCTGCTTGTCGCAGCGCTACCGTGAAGACTTGGAAAAGGAAATCCCCGAAGTAGATGCTTTTTTTGGCACGAACGAGCTGCCCCGTTTATTGAAAACACTCAAAGCAGACTATAAGCACGAGCTGGTAGGGGAGCGTCTGGTGACGAACCCACTGCACTATGCCTACTTGAAAATAGCCGAAGGATGCGACCGTCCGTGCGCTTTCTGCGCCATTCCATTGATGCGTGGTAAGCACCAATCGCGCCCGATGGAGCTGCTGGTAGAACAGGCGCACAATTTCGCTAAAAAAGGAGTGAAAGAGCTTATCCTGATAGCCCAAGACCTGACTTACTACGGCATTGATATTTACGGCAAACGCAGCTTGGCAGAGTTGTTGCGCCGCCTGTCCGATGTGGAAGGCGTCGAGTGGATTCGCCTGCAGTATGCTTACCCAGCGGGCTTCCCCATGGATGTGCTCGAAGTGATGAACGAGCGAAGCAATATTTGCAAATACTTGGACATGCCCCTGCAGCATGCTTCTACGTCGGTGTTACAACGCATGCGCCGGGGCATCACCCGTGAGCGCACCGAGCGGCTCATTCACGAAATACGCGACAAGGTTCCGGGTATCGCTTTGCGCACCACCATGATTGTGGGCTATCCGAAAGAAACAGAAGAAGAGTTTGAGGAGCTCATGCGTTTTGTGGAAGATATGCGCTTTGAGCGCTTGGGCGTCTTTACCTATTCACATGAAGAAGACACGCACGCTTTTCGTACTTACGAGGACGACGTGCCCGACGAAGTAAAAAAAGAGCGGGCAGCCGACCTGATGGCGCTACAGCAGGATATTTCCTATGAATTGAATCAAGCCCGTGTCGGGCAGCAATACAAGGTGCTGATTGATCGCAAAGAAGGAGATTACTTTATTGGGCGCACAGAGTATGACTCGCCCGAGGTGGACAACGAAGTGCTCATTCCTGCTACGGGCATTTACCTGCGGCGCGGCGATTTCGTTCAAGTAGAGATTACAGATGCTGCTGAGTTTGATTTGTTTGCTCGTCCGTTGATTGAGCACAAACACTAA
- a CDS encoding peptidase associated/transthyretin-like domain-containing protein, whose product MNLWTLSLKKMLKLQTWSLSLLLSFWACQAQKSNTNQSQNQKAVDCTYSIKEGIAGRVLWREGNWMPAPDAPERNAPGIARDIYIYELTTDAQTEKEETFYTAIHSRLIAKTRSDANGCFEVALPPGRYSLFVKEADGWFANRFDGEGHIQPVEVKAGEVSKLELVVDYKAAY is encoded by the coding sequence ATGAATTTGTGGACTCTCTCTTTGAAGAAAATGCTTAAACTTCAGACATGGAGCCTAAGCCTACTGCTCAGCTTTTGGGCATGCCAAGCACAAAAAAGCAATACGAACCAAAGCCAAAACCAAAAAGCTGTGGATTGCACCTATAGCATCAAAGAAGGCATAGCAGGGCGTGTGCTTTGGCGCGAAGGCAACTGGATGCCCGCGCCCGATGCTCCAGAACGCAACGCCCCGGGAATTGCTCGCGACATCTATATCTATGAACTGACCACCGACGCACAAACCGAAAAAGAGGAAACGTTTTATACAGCCATTCACAGCCGCCTGATAGCCAAGACCCGAAGCGATGCCAATGGCTGTTTTGAAGTAGCATTGCCCCCCGGGCGCTACTCACTTTTTGTAAAAGAGGCAGATGGATGGTTTGCCAACCGCTTCGATGGAGAAGGACATATTCAGCCGGTAGAAGTCAAAGCCGGTGAGGTGAGCAAGTTAGAATTGGTGGTGGACTATAAGGCTGCTTATTGA
- the ftsY gene encoding signal recognition particle-docking protein FtsY translates to MKKLFGFFSKEKKEALDKGLEKTKQNFFSRLGRAIVGKSKVDDEVLDELENILIAADVGVDTTLKIIRRIEARVQRDKYVNTAELNRILREEIAALLAENQTEELNDFELPPRDTPYVMLVVGVNGVGKTTTIGKLAAQFKQKGKKVMLGAADTFRAAAVDQLKMWGERAGVPVVELGMGKDPASVAYEATKRALEEKADLLIIDTAGRLHNKTNLMNELAKIKRTIQKLIPDAPHEVLLVLDGSTGQNAVIQAREFTKVTDVSAIAITKLDGTAKGGVVIGISDEFKIPIKYIGVGEKIEDLQIFNRYEFVDSLFEENA, encoded by the coding sequence GTGAAAAAACTCTTCGGATTTTTCTCGAAAGAAAAAAAAGAAGCCCTCGACAAAGGCTTAGAAAAAACCAAACAGAATTTCTTTTCCCGACTGGGACGCGCCATCGTGGGCAAGTCGAAAGTGGATGACGAAGTGCTCGACGAGCTGGAGAACATCTTGATTGCTGCCGATGTGGGCGTAGATACGACGCTCAAAATCATTCGCCGTATTGAGGCGCGCGTCCAACGCGACAAATACGTAAACACAGCCGAGCTGAACCGTATCCTGCGAGAAGAAATAGCTGCCCTCTTAGCCGAAAACCAAACCGAAGAATTGAACGACTTTGAGCTGCCCCCGCGCGATACCCCTTACGTGATGCTGGTGGTAGGAGTGAACGGAGTAGGCAAAACCACCACTATTGGCAAACTGGCAGCACAGTTCAAGCAGAAAGGCAAAAAAGTAATGTTGGGGGCTGCCGACACCTTCCGGGCAGCGGCAGTTGACCAACTTAAAATGTGGGGCGAACGTGCTGGCGTGCCTGTAGTTGAGCTGGGTATGGGTAAAGACCCTGCCTCGGTAGCCTACGAAGCCACCAAACGGGCATTAGAAGAAAAAGCAGATTTGTTGATTATCGACACCGCCGGGCGTTTGCACAATAAAACCAACCTAATGAACGAGTTGGCTAAAATCAAACGCACCATTCAAAAACTTATCCCGGATGCTCCGCATGAGGTGCTGCTGGTGCTGGACGGAAGCACTGGGCAAAACGCCGTCATTCAGGCACGCGAATTCACAAAGGTAACCGACGTAAGCGCCATTGCCATCACTAAGCTTGACGGCACAGCCAAAGGGGGCGTAGTCATCGGTATTTCCGATGAATTTAAAATACCCATTAAGTATATTGGTGTAGGTGAAAAAATAGAAGACCTTCAAATATTTAACCGTTATGAATTTGTGGACTCTCTCTTTGAAGAAAATGCTTAA
- a CDS encoding DUF4295 domain-containing protein, with product MAKKVVATLRKKDAEAGYAKVVKAVKSPKTGAYTFKEEMVPVAMVKEVINKK from the coding sequence ATGGCAAAGAAGGTAGTTGCAACCCTGAGAAAAAAAGATGCTGAGGCAGGTTATGCCAAAGTGGTGAAGGCTGTGAAGTCGCCTAAAACCGGAGCCTACACCTTTAAAGAAGAAATGGTTCCTGTAGCAATGGTAAAGGAGGTTATTAACAAAAAATAA
- the rpmG gene encoding 50S ribosomal protein L33, with protein sequence MAKKAKGNRVQVILECTEHKASGMPGISRYITTKNRRNTPNRLELRKYNPILKRYTLHREIK encoded by the coding sequence ATGGCTAAAAAGGCAAAAGGAAACCGCGTACAGGTGATATTAGAATGCACAGAGCACAAAGCATCGGGTATGCCCGGCATTTCCCGCTATATCACGACCAAAAACCGTCGTAATACTCCCAACCGTTTGGAGTTGCGCAAGTATAACCCGATTTTGAAGCGCTACACCCTGCACCGCGAAATCAAGTAG
- the abc-f gene encoding ribosomal protection-like ABC-F family protein, whose product MLNIQDLSYYIGDRVLYDKVSLHVGERDRIGLIGVNGAGKSTLLRLIAGEYTPAAGTITKPSDYTIGFLNQDMLSLESHKPIREVALEAFAEVWQIEARIKQLTQELAEDYTEDKVQELTQLQARFEAMEGYRLPAQAEAILEGLGFKTEDLQRPLSIFSGGWRMRVMLAKLLLQKPSLLMLDEPTNHLDLPSIQWLEQYLLQYPGAMIVVSHDRYFLNRLVNRIVEVRQGKLEIYEGNYDFYEKEKATRRALQMAAYENQQEKIKQTERFIERFRAKATKARQVQSKIKMLERMERIELPENEQETIRLKFPIARTPGKELICLKQISKRFGDLRLLENTDATVYRGDRIALIGANGKGKSTLLRILAGTEPCEGIREVGHQVDIAYYAQHQIEALNLNNDILSEMVRSCPQKTESYLRSLLGGFLFHGDDVFKKISVLSGGERARVALAKVLSSEANLLLLDEPTNHLDIPSVNVLIDALQEYEGSYVAVSHDRHFLQAIANKVWYIDNGKIKEFLGTYQEFEEWYAEEWLRALATAQANAVAQTQTPAVSSNQERRQRLKELQREWRRCQKTIEQLEAHLMALEEEQKQIEMQMAQPAFYNDATQVVAVQQHYEQLKKTIDDLMAQWEAQIQELEALESQIQNLKGD is encoded by the coding sequence ATGTTGAACATCCAAGACCTTAGTTATTACATTGGCGACCGTGTGCTCTACGACAAGGTGTCGTTGCATGTGGGCGAGCGCGACCGCATCGGTTTGATTGGCGTGAATGGTGCAGGAAAATCCACCCTGCTGCGTTTGATAGCAGGCGAATACACCCCCGCAGCAGGCACTATCACCAAGCCCAGCGACTATACCATAGGCTTTCTCAACCAAGACATGCTTTCGCTCGAAAGTCATAAGCCCATAAGGGAAGTAGCTTTGGAGGCTTTCGCCGAAGTGTGGCAAATAGAAGCACGCATCAAACAACTTACTCAAGAGCTGGCAGAAGATTATACCGAAGACAAAGTGCAAGAGCTCACGCAGTTGCAAGCCCGCTTTGAAGCTATGGAGGGCTACCGTCTGCCAGCGCAGGCAGAAGCCATCTTGGAAGGCTTGGGTTTCAAGACCGAAGACTTGCAGCGCCCTCTGTCTATTTTTTCGGGGGGGTGGCGCATGCGTGTGATGCTTGCCAAGCTACTTTTGCAAAAACCCTCTCTTTTGATGCTCGATGAGCCCACCAACCACTTGGACTTGCCCTCTATTCAGTGGCTGGAGCAGTATTTGTTGCAGTATCCCGGTGCGATGATTGTTGTGTCGCACGACCGCTATTTTCTCAACCGTTTGGTGAACCGCATTGTAGAGGTGCGTCAAGGAAAGTTGGAAATATATGAGGGCAATTATGATTTTTATGAAAAAGAGAAAGCAACGCGGCGGGCATTGCAAATGGCTGCCTACGAAAATCAACAAGAAAAAATAAAACAGACAGAGCGTTTTATTGAACGTTTCCGGGCAAAAGCGACGAAGGCGCGGCAGGTGCAGTCAAAAATCAAAATGCTGGAGCGTATGGAGCGCATCGAGCTGCCTGAAAATGAGCAAGAAACCATACGTTTGAAATTCCCCATTGCGCGCACGCCCGGTAAAGAGCTCATTTGTTTGAAGCAAATAAGCAAGCGTTTTGGCGACCTGCGTTTGCTCGAAAACACCGATGCAACCGTATATCGTGGCGACCGCATTGCCCTGATTGGCGCCAACGGCAAGGGAAAATCCACCCTGCTGCGCATTTTGGCAGGCACAGAACCATGCGAAGGCATACGGGAAGTAGGACATCAAGTAGATATTGCTTACTATGCACAGCACCAAATAGAAGCCTTGAACCTCAACAATGACATTCTTAGCGAGATGGTGCGCAGTTGTCCCCAAAAAACCGAAAGTTATTTGCGTAGTCTGCTGGGCGGCTTTCTCTTCCATGGCGACGATGTGTTCAAGAAGATATCGGTGTTGTCGGGCGGAGAGCGTGCTCGTGTGGCATTAGCTAAGGTATTGTCGTCGGAAGCCAACCTGCTGTTGCTCGATGAACCCACCAACCATTTGGACATCCCCTCGGTCAATGTGTTGATAGACGCACTGCAAGAATACGAAGGCTCCTATGTGGCAGTGTCGCACGACCGCCATTTCTTGCAAGCCATTGCCAACAAAGTGTGGTATATAGACAACGGCAAAATCAAAGAGTTCTTGGGTACTTACCAAGAATTCGAAGAGTGGTACGCCGAAGAGTGGCTGCGTGCGTTGGCAACTGCACAGGCAAATGCTGTGGCTCAAACCCAAACACCCGCTGTTTCATCGAACCAAGAGCGGCGCCAACGGCTCAAAGAGCTGCAACGTGAGTGGCGGCGATGCCAAAAGACTATAGAACAGCTGGAGGCGCACCTCATGGCATTGGAAGAAGAGCAAAAGCAAATAGAAATGCAGATGGCACAGCCTGCTTTTTACAATGATGCCACGCAAGTAGTAGCTGTACAACAACACTACGAGCAACTGAAGAAAACAATAGATGACCTTATGGCGCAATGGGAAGCACAAATACAGGAGCTTGAAGCGCTCGAAAGCCAAATACAAAACCTCAAAGGAGATTAA
- the porZ gene encoding type IX secretion system anionic LPS delivery protein PorZ, translating into MNIKSMPQKGFVFLFFICLMMAACHLFAQGEIPVGSWRFHFPFREGQAVAAGGRQLLYAARAGIYFIDADGEGMVLSTLDGLSGNQAVAVAYDKASAGFALAYANGRLDRLFVNNGRVRVEKITLPLAQRLYFQRLYLNAEKLYAMTTQGVWVIDLVSGLFNESWQNLGKLGNPVGVYDLLFTLDSAWIATDEGIARAPASANLQDFNQWTYFSTAEGLPVAKAFRLLPFQGKIYALLEGQGMYAYEAGAWVKIATVPTTAIDLASTASALWVATPTALYALDASGSVQQSVTEGLFKQLVALSVDEQGAIYVADARTGLLSNREGTWKSYANQGPLQQNAQGACFAQNKLWITAGGYNNNRQPLLNPGAFYEFSAGEWKNYAANHPQAEALPFLYDLVDVVYNPFTQEYWFASFGNGILIRAADGSFRVIDEMTPSTPFFGDQSLLISDLYVDAQGNVWVAQYNPPSGEPSLHVWVRETGQWQSYSFNAATRFPLEIVEDFNGYLWVRLDPNLAGGLWVLNPATGQQKHLTASNAKLTNASILSLAVDYKGTLWIGSADGVMTVFNPSEVFEAGFQVSFPIFENFQLLNDQRVLDIMIDPANRKWMSTEQGVFVFDANVERLIYRFRSSNSPLLADEVHQMVLFESTGEVFFLTAAGICSFREGVTAANNRFEELHVFPNPVRPGFNGQVAIQGLARNAWVKIANVRGELMYEGRANGGTFVWDTRSLSGELAPTGVYLIFASDDAGNLQAMGRLAIVR; encoded by the coding sequence ATGAATATAAAATCGATGCCACAGAAAGGGTTTGTATTTCTTTTTTTCATCTGCCTGATGATGGCAGCATGCCATTTATTTGCACAGGGCGAAATACCTGTGGGTTCTTGGCGCTTTCATTTCCCTTTTCGTGAAGGACAGGCAGTAGCAGCTGGCGGCAGGCAATTGTTGTATGCTGCGCGGGCAGGCATCTATTTTATTGATGCCGACGGCGAAGGCATGGTGCTTTCTACCTTAGATGGACTCTCGGGCAACCAAGCCGTAGCGGTAGCCTATGACAAGGCATCTGCTGGTTTTGCACTTGCCTATGCCAACGGGCGACTTGATAGGTTGTTTGTGAACAATGGGCGTGTTCGAGTGGAAAAAATAACACTGCCCCTTGCGCAACGGCTTTATTTTCAACGCTTGTATTTGAATGCAGAAAAGTTGTATGCCATGACAACGCAAGGGGTATGGGTCATAGACCTTGTTTCTGGCTTGTTCAATGAATCGTGGCAGAATTTGGGCAAATTGGGAAATCCGGTAGGCGTATATGACTTGCTCTTTACTTTGGACAGTGCTTGGATAGCCACGGACGAGGGCATAGCCCGTGCCCCTGCTTCGGCAAACCTGCAAGATTTTAATCAATGGACTTATTTTAGCACTGCCGAAGGACTGCCTGTCGCCAAAGCATTCCGTTTGCTTCCCTTTCAGGGAAAAATATACGCTTTGTTGGAAGGGCAGGGCATGTATGCCTACGAAGCCGGCGCATGGGTAAAGATAGCTACGGTACCTACCACGGCAATCGACCTTGCCTCCACCGCTTCAGCTTTGTGGGTGGCAACGCCCACGGCGCTTTATGCCTTAGATGCCAGCGGCAGCGTGCAACAGTCTGTTACCGAAGGGCTTTTTAAGCAGCTGGTGGCTTTGAGCGTAGACGAACAAGGGGCAATATATGTGGCAGATGCGCGCACCGGTTTGCTTTCCAATAGAGAGGGCACATGGAAAAGCTATGCCAACCAGGGACCTTTGCAACAAAACGCACAAGGAGCTTGCTTTGCGCAGAACAAATTGTGGATAACTGCCGGGGGCTACAACAACAACCGTCAACCTTTGCTTAATCCGGGGGCTTTCTATGAATTTTCTGCCGGCGAATGGAAAAACTATGCTGCCAATCATCCGCAGGCAGAAGCGCTGCCTTTTCTCTACGACCTCGTGGATGTGGTGTACAACCCTTTTACCCAAGAGTACTGGTTCGCCTCTTTTGGTAATGGCATTCTGATACGTGCTGCCGATGGCTCTTTTCGTGTAATCGATGAAATGACGCCTTCTACCCCCTTTTTTGGCGACCAAAGTTTGTTGATTAGCGACCTTTATGTGGATGCACAAGGCAATGTGTGGGTGGCGCAGTACAATCCGCCTTCAGGAGAACCTTCCCTGCATGTATGGGTGCGTGAAACAGGGCAGTGGCAATCTTATTCGTTCAATGCAGCCACACGCTTCCCTCTGGAGATAGTCGAAGATTTCAACGGCTACTTGTGGGTACGTTTAGACCCCAACCTTGCCGGTGGACTGTGGGTGCTGAATCCTGCTACCGGACAACAAAAGCACCTGACCGCTTCGAATGCCAAACTGACCAATGCGAGCATTTTGTCTTTGGCAGTCGATTACAAAGGCACTCTTTGGATAGGCTCTGCCGACGGTGTGATGACTGTTTTCAATCCTTCAGAAGTCTTTGAAGCCGGCTTTCAAGTGTCGTTTCCTATCTTCGAAAACTTTCAGCTGCTCAACGACCAACGCGTTTTGGACATCATGATAGACCCTGCCAACCGCAAATGGATGAGCACCGAGCAGGGCGTCTTTGTCTTCGATGCCAATGTTGAACGCTTGATTTACCGCTTTCGCAGCAGCAACTCGCCTTTGCTTGCCGATGAAGTGCATCAAATGGTTTTGTTTGAAAGTACGGGCGAAGTCTTTTTTCTTACAGCTGCCGGCATATGTTCTTTCCGAGAAGGCGTAACGGCAGCAAACAACCGCTTCGAAGAACTGCATGTATTTCCTAACCCGGTGCGCCCGGGCTTCAACGGACAGGTCGCCATACAGGGTTTAGCCCGTAATGCTTGGGTGAAGATAGCCAATGTGCGTGGCGAACTCATGTATGAAGGTAGGGCAAACGGTGGTACTTTCGTGTGGGATACTCGTAGCTTGAGTGGAGAGCTGGCGCCAACCGGCGTTTATCTGATATTTGCTTCCGACGATGCCGGCAACCTTCAAGCCATGGGGCGTTTGGCTATTGTGCGCTGA
- a CDS encoding OmpA family protein produces the protein MHYTAHSKYFWLIACLLPWAILSAHAQKPEKKTHITVPAIYKVDTDQDKVPDVRDQCPGTPLGVKVNEFGCPPDTDGDGVFDYEDECVTVPGPAKNKGCPWGDRDGDGITDDIDRCPDVPGTKQYYGCPPPDRDKDGVIDPQDRCPDTPGVIENQGCPEIVTKQERETLEKASKVEFEFGKWTILPKWYPVLNEVAKIMFKYPNAYLLLEGHTDAIGTEEDNQILSENRAAAVREYLINQGVEPFRIESVGYGESQPIDTNDTPEGRQRNRRVKMTIYYRKN, from the coding sequence ATGCACTACACTGCTCATTCTAAATACTTTTGGCTCATCGCTTGCCTACTTCCATGGGCTATACTATCTGCACATGCACAAAAACCGGAAAAGAAAACTCACATTACTGTACCGGCTATTTACAAAGTAGATACCGACCAAGACAAAGTGCCGGACGTAAGGGACCAATGTCCGGGTACCCCCTTGGGGGTCAAAGTCAATGAATTCGGCTGCCCTCCCGATACCGACGGCGACGGTGTGTTTGATTACGAAGATGAGTGCGTAACCGTTCCCGGTCCTGCCAAGAACAAAGGCTGCCCATGGGGAGACAGAGACGGCGACGGCATTACCGACGACATAGACCGCTGCCCCGATGTGCCGGGTACCAAGCAATACTATGGTTGCCCACCTCCCGACAGGGATAAAGACGGCGTGATTGACCCACAAGACCGATGCCCCGACACTCCCGGCGTCATCGAAAATCAAGGCTGCCCCGAAATAGTAACCAAACAAGAGCGCGAAACACTCGAAAAAGCCAGCAAAGTAGAATTTGAATTCGGCAAGTGGACTATCCTGCCCAAGTGGTACCCCGTGTTGAACGAGGTAGCAAAAATCATGTTCAAATACCCAAATGCTTATTTGTTATTAGAAGGACACACCGATGCCATAGGCACTGAAGAAGATAATCAAATATTGTCGGAAAATCGTGCGGCTGCTGTGCGGGAATATCTTATCAACCAAGGCGTAGAGCCTTTCCGAATCGAAAGCGTGGGCTATGGTGAATCACAGCCTATAGACACCAACGATACGCCCGAAGGGCGTCAGCGCAACCGCCGCGTAAAAATGACAATATACTATCGAAAAAATTGA
- a CDS encoding energy transducer TonB: MKRPILMLWLLPIMIMSYPGTTYAQDTGVYTVVDEQPEPVGGLKAFYDYIEKNLRYPEEAKQKNISGRVVVKFIVDENGKLINPQIVRGLCEPCDAEALRLIKEAPPWKPGKKDGKVVKVEVTRPINFSPN, from the coding sequence ATGAAACGACCGATATTGATGTTATGGCTGCTGCCGATTATGATAATGAGTTATCCCGGTACCACCTATGCACAAGACACGGGGGTATATACAGTAGTAGATGAGCAGCCCGAGCCTGTAGGAGGGTTGAAAGCCTTTTATGATTACATAGAAAAGAATTTGCGTTATCCTGAAGAAGCAAAGCAAAAAAACATTAGCGGGCGCGTGGTGGTGAAGTTTATTGTGGATGAAAACGGCAAGCTTATTAACCCGCAGATAGTGCGTGGCTTATGTGAGCCTTGCGATGCTGAAGCGCTGCGTTTAATTAAGGAAGCCCCGCCATGGAAGCCCGGCAAGAAAGACGGCAAGGTGGTAAAGGTAGAAGTAACTCGCCCTATTAACTTCAGCCCGAATTAG